The genomic region ATAACCTGGCGCTCCCGCCAACGACTCTGCAAAGACAGCGCCGAGCGCTCCGGCAGGGTGGAAGCTTCCACCGGCACCAGGCCGCGCCAGGTAAGGTACTGCCCGTAGGTAATGGGCGTTTTTCCCGCCAGGCGCGATGCAATAACGGGGGTTTCCTGGAATTTCCTGATTTCATCAGTAGCGTGGAGGATAAAGGCATCCGCGCCGTCACCGTAACCGGCGAAGAGAATGCGGTCGCCGGGTTTAGCCTTTTCCAGCGCCGCCGCCAGCATCAGAAAGCCCGCCGCCGCGCCGGTATTGCCGATTTGATTATAGAGCGGGTCCTGTACCTGCGCTTTATCCAGCTTCAATCTCCGGGCCAGAGCCGCGTGCTGGCGGGCGTCCCCGGCGTAATAGACCACACCGGCAAAGTCAGATAAAGCCAGCTTGTTCTTCTTGAGCAGGCCTTCGATGACCGACTGCATCAGGGGCAGATAGCCCACGTCATCGATGAAGCGCCCCTCGGCGTAGCGGGGGAACTTATCCTCGTCCGTGCGCCAGATATCCGTAAAGTCGCTGCACAGCGAATAGCTGCCTTCAACCTCGGCGATAACTTTTTCCGCGCCGACCATCAGGGCCGCCGCGCCGTCGCCCAGGTTCTGCTCCAGGGCGCCCTTGGCCGCCGCCTGGCGCGTATCAGAAGCGACTACGAGTGATTGTTTTACCGAACCGGCGCTGACGGCATCCAAGGCGGCTTTCAGGGCGGCTGTCCCCGCCCTTAACGAGTCCGTATAGTCCGCCGCGTGGCACTCGGCAGCGAGGTCGGCGGCACTTACCACCATCGCCGCGGCCAGCTTTTCGCGGTACGGGGCGGTGGTCGTCGCTAAAGACAGGCCCCCGGCTTTCTGGCCGCCCCGCTTGAGACAATCGAGCGCCGCCGCCACAGCCATGGTGAGCGTATCTTCGTCATAGCCGGCCACGGCTTTAGCGCCGCCGGCATTGCGGCCGCCCCACATCCGGCCGATTTCTTCACGGTTGAGTCTGAATATCGGGATATAAACCCCTACCGATGTTATTCCTGCCATCTGTCAGTTTTCCTTTCTTTGCCGGTAACGGGCCGTTTTTACGGCATTTGAATCCCGGACGAGAATTAGAGGGCGTTTCAAAAAGGGAAAATATACCAGTATCCGGTGTTATAAATATCTTAATGCGATGGCGAGAATAGTGTCAAATTAGAGAAGTAGTATCTTTATAGAATAAACATAATATTGAAATGGCCACTTATGTATGATATATTGAGTTCAACTTGTTTTTGATAATTGGTGTTTAATTGAAACAAACATTTGAAATTAAACATTTTGGAGATATTCCTTTAAATGACCCTTTTTTTGATAGTTTAAAAAAAGACTATCAGGAATTCGCCGAATGGTATAAACGCAAAATTTCGGAGCAAGCGCAAGCCTACGTTCAGTATACTGATGAAAAACTGACCGGCTTTATGTACTTAAAGCCAGAGATTGGTGAAGTAATTGATGTCACTCCGCCGCTACCCAATGGAAAACGCATTAAAATAGGTACTTTGAAAGTTGATGCTCACGGAACAAGGCTCGGCGAACGTCTAATTAAAAAAGCATTTGACCGAGCTATTGTTGATCGCGCAGACGAAATATATATCACTGTTTTTCCGCACCATAAACGTCTCATTGAAATGCTAGAGGAGTTTGGATTTAGGTCGGAAGGTAATATAAAAAACACTCCTAACGGCAAAGAAAACGTATTAGTTAAAAGCTTCAACCCCCAATCACTTACAGGAAACTTACGGAAGGATTATCCCTTAATAGATATAAGGAGAGTTAATTTCTACCTTCTAGCCATCCGCCCTGAATGGCATTCACAGCTTTTTCCAGATTCAATATTAAAAACAGAAAGCTATGATTTGCTTTCTGACATTTCTCATACAAATAGCATTAGTAAGAATTATATTTGTTCAATGGACGGTGTCGAAAATCTACATCCTAGAGACTTGGTTGTTGTTTACAGAATGACAGACAGCCTAGGACCAGCCGAATATCGCTCGGTTGCTACTTCTTTATGCACAGTTGAGGAGATGCGTACTAGAAATAGTTTCAAAGATGTGAATGAGTACCTAAAATATGTTCAGCCATATAGTGTATTCGGAGAAAAAGAGTTAAGACAATGGTGGAATAGGAAAATATTATACATCGTTAAATTGTTATATAGTGCAGCGTTTACAAAACGTGTGATCAGAAAAACACTTGCAGAAGAAATAGGACTAGATAGAAAAAATCGTTGGGGATTTTTACCATTATCCCAAGAACAATTCCTAAAAATCGCTGATTCTGGGGGTATTGATGTACGTCTTATTATCCGTTAAGCCTAAATTTGCTAGAGATATATTTAGTGGACTCAAGAAATACGAATACCGTAAAACTATTTTTACTAGGAAAAACATCAATACTGTAATCGTGTACGCTTCAAGCCCTAAAAAATGCGTAATTGGTGAATTTGAAATTGAAGAAATTATTTATGATGATATAGAATCCCTCTGGGCTCGCACAAAAAATGAATCAGGAATAAGTAAAAAATTTTTCTATGAATATTTTGGGAAACAATCCAAAGGCTATGCCATCAAGATAAAAAACCAGAAGGAATATGATAACCCATATTCTCTAAATCATTTGACAGTATTGGGGCCTCCACAATCATTCATGTATTTGAATGCTTGAATTATCAATATTCAAATATTAAATTTAAATAACTGCACACCCGGCTAAATAAAACGCTCGAAGCGCTCTTTGCCGGCTTTACAGATAGGGCAAACGCCGGGCGGGACTTCCCGGGCGCACAGGTAGCCGCAGACCTTGCAGCGCCAGACCGGCAGCGGCAGCGATGATATGGTTGCTTCCTTTTTTTCCTCTTTCACCTTGAGCCTTTTATCCCGGGAGGGGCGGCGCTCCGGGATAGACCGGGCTTTTTCCTTACCCTCCGCCACCCCTTTGGACACGTAGAGACTGCAATAGCAGGCGCCGAAATCCTCCAGGTCCGGGTCGCGGTAATCACAGGGACAGATGATGTCCAGGTCTGCTTCTTTTTTACCGGAGGCCAGGCGGCAGGGGCAGGAAGGATAGCCATAGCGCTGCTGGTTCATCAGCAGGCCGTTTAAAAGCTCTCGGGTCATGGCTTTTTCCGGGTTCAAGTTGTAGCCGGCCGAGGCCGCCTCTTTATCCAGCTTTTCATATAGCCGGTCGATTTCCGCCGGCGTGATGTCCGCCATTACTTTAAAGCCTCCCGGATATCATCCTCTTTGAAGCCGATGATGCATTTTTGCGAATTTATGACCATGGTGGGGAAATTGCAGTCCGGATTGTACTTGGTAATTTCCTTAATTACAGCTTCCTGCTCCGCCCCTTTAAGCAGGTCAACATCGGTATAATCGTACTCCACACCCAGCTCATTGAGTAACCCCTTGGTCTTTTTACACCAGCCGCAGGTGCTCAAGGCATAAAGCATTATCTTGCCCTTATTCTTACC from Dehalococcoidales bacterium harbors:
- a CDS encoding hydroxymethylglutaryl-CoA synthase, coding for MAGITSVGVYIPIFRLNREEIGRMWGGRNAGGAKAVAGYDEDTLTMAVAAALDCLKRGGQKAGGLSLATTTAPYREKLAAAMVVSAADLAAECHAADYTDSLRAGTAALKAALDAVSAGSVKQSLVVASDTRQAAAKGALEQNLGDGAAALMVGAEKVIAEVEGSYSLCSDFTDIWRTDEDKFPRYAEGRFIDDVGYLPLMQSVIEGLLKKNKLALSDFAGVVYYAGDARQHAALARRLKLDKAQVQDPLYNQIGNTGAAAGFLMLAAALEKAKPGDRILFAGYGDGADAFILHATDEIRKFQETPVIASRLAGKTPITYGQYLTWRGLVPVEASTLPERSALSLQSRWRERQVITTLTGVKCRKCGTPQMNQIGQASRVCVSCQTKDDFEPYKFSDKKAVLFTYAIDQLMPTLNPPGVNGAIDFEGGGRLICELTDCDASKVSVGMTVEMTYRKMFTSRGINNYFWKARPVTE
- a CDS encoding ASCH domain-containing protein: MYVLLSVKPKFARDIFSGLKKYEYRKTIFTRKNINTVIVYASSPKKCVIGEFEIEEIIYDDIESLWARTKNESGISKKFFYEYFGKQSKGYAIKIKNQKEYDNPYSLNHLTVLGPPQSFMYLNA
- a CDS encoding ferredoxin-thioredoxin reductase catalytic domain-containing protein — encoded protein: MADITPAEIDRLYEKLDKEAASAGYNLNPEKAMTRELLNGLLMNQQRYGYPSCPCRLASGKKEADLDIICPCDYRDPDLEDFGACYCSLYVSKGVAEGKEKARSIPERRPSRDKRLKVKEEKKEATISSLPLPVWRCKVCGYLCAREVPPGVCPICKAGKERFERFI
- a CDS encoding glutaredoxin family protein yields the protein MALNHVAGKNKGKIMLYALSTCGWCKKTKGLLNELGVEYDYTDVDLLKGAEQEAVIKEITKYNPDCNFPTMVINSQKCIIGFKEDDIREALK